Proteins from a single region of Flaviflexus salsibiostraticola:
- a CDS encoding DUF421 domain-containing protein, which translates to MFFDSWSDLTRILIVGVLTYAGVVLILRVTGKRTLSQLNAFDFIVTVALGSMMATIMLSTDISLSEGLVALGLLAGLQVAVAFVNSRVSWARAVLTSKPALLVQDGVVLTETVKKHRLSESALRQSIRMAGLGGLDQVGAVVLETNGTLSVVPSESMGDRWAISDITGVDGQGRQAKHL; encoded by the coding sequence ATGTTCTTCGACTCCTGGTCAGACCTCACCCGAATACTCATCGTTGGCGTCCTCACCTACGCGGGAGTGGTGCTTATCCTCCGCGTCACAGGCAAGAGGACACTCTCACAGCTCAACGCCTTCGACTTCATCGTGACCGTCGCCCTCGGGTCGATGATGGCGACGATCATGCTGTCGACCGACATCTCGCTCAGTGAGGGTCTGGTGGCGCTCGGCCTGCTCGCGGGCCTTCAGGTCGCCGTCGCGTTCGTGAATTCACGCGTGTCGTGGGCGCGCGCTGTTCTCACGTCGAAACCTGCCCTGCTCGTGCAGGACGGCGTGGTCCTCACCGAGACGGTGAAGAAGCACCGATTGAGCGAATCCGCGCTGCGCCAGTCCATCCGCATGGCAGGGCTGGGCGGACTGGACCAGGTCGGCGCGGTCGTGCTCGAAACAAACGGCACCCTCAGCGTCGTGCCCTCCGAGAGCATGGGTGATCGGTGGGCGATCTCAGATATCACTGGTGTGGACGGGCAGGGCCGCCAGGCTAAGCACCTGTAA